From the Hymenobacter yonginensis genome, one window contains:
- a CDS encoding nucleoside phosphorylase, producing the protein MPIPDSELIFNKDGSIYHLNLQPDHIADTIITVGDPERVPMVSQHFDSIETIISKREFVTHVGYYKGKRLAVISTGMGTDNIDILLNELDALVNIDFVTREPRPLEERIALRIVRVGTSGALQADIPIGSHLVSEHAVGLDSLMQFYPLVETGLEVAIGAGVQQALGLDYRPYCVRGNDLLREQLGAGMVVGNTLTCPGFYGPQGRVLRLDLRIPNLIEQFQNFRHESAEGEFRLTNFEMETAGYYALGRLLGHEVVSLNAIVANRATGEFATNSEQVIGDLIQKTLDRL; encoded by the coding sequence ATGCCCATTCCTGATTCCGAGCTGATTTTCAATAAAGACGGCAGCATTTACCATCTCAACCTGCAGCCCGACCACATTGCCGACACCATCATTACGGTGGGCGACCCGGAGCGGGTGCCGATGGTCAGCCAGCACTTCGACTCGATTGAGACAATCATCAGCAAGCGCGAGTTTGTAACCCACGTGGGCTACTACAAGGGCAAGCGGCTGGCCGTCATCAGCACCGGCATGGGCACCGACAACATCGACATCCTGCTCAACGAGCTGGATGCGCTGGTGAATATCGACTTCGTGACCCGGGAACCGCGGCCGCTGGAGGAGCGCATTGCGCTGCGCATCGTGCGCGTGGGCACCAGCGGCGCCCTGCAGGCCGACATTCCGATTGGCTCGCACCTGGTTTCGGAGCACGCCGTGGGCCTCGACTCGCTGATGCAGTTCTACCCATTGGTGGAAACCGGGCTGGAAGTGGCCATCGGCGCTGGCGTGCAGCAGGCCCTGGGCCTCGACTACCGCCCGTACTGCGTGCGCGGCAACGACCTGCTACGCGAGCAGCTGGGCGCCGGTATGGTGGTCGGCAACACGCTCACCTGCCCCGGCTTCTACGGCCCGCAAGGCCGTGTGCTGCGCCTCGATCTGCGTATTCCCAACCTGATTGAGCAGTTCCAGAACTTCCGCCACGAAAGCGCCGAAGGCGAGTTCCGCCTCACGAACTTCGAGATGGAAACAGCCGGCTACTACGCTTTGGGCCGCCTGCTGGGCCACGAAGTGGTGTCGCTGAACGCTATTGTGGCCAACCGCGCCACCGGCGAGTTTGCCACCAACTCCGAGCAGGTTATCGGCGATCTGATCCAGAAAACCCTGGACCGACTGTAA
- a CDS encoding acyl-CoA reductase, which yields MHHPDRLAAFVALGHFLRTLSADELAHLAARARNQNAWFDAPNVTAAIQGIAAMLAEEPLRHWAARYPAEPATPRRVGVVMAGNIPLVGFHDALCVLLSGHTLLAKLSKDDTVLMTWILTELQRLEPRFAAQIVLAERLNAADAYIATGSDNTARYFDFYFGKKPHIIRRNRTSLAVLTGREEPHDLGLLGEDIFRYYGLGCRNVSKLYVPQGYDFTPLLDSLQPWHHVPDHHKYQNNYDYNKSILLVNRVPHLDTGFLLLTENAPLVSPISVLHYSFYTNEIDLVDQLTDVAAQTQCIVSARGHWAGSFPFGRAQSPAVTDYADGVDTMAFLAELA from the coding sequence ATGCACCACCCCGACCGTCTTGCTGCTTTTGTGGCCCTGGGCCACTTCCTGCGTACCCTTTCTGCCGATGAGCTGGCCCACCTAGCAGCCCGGGCCCGCAACCAGAATGCTTGGTTTGACGCCCCCAACGTGACGGCCGCCATCCAGGGCATTGCCGCGATGCTGGCAGAGGAGCCGCTCCGGCACTGGGCCGCCCGCTACCCGGCCGAGCCCGCCACGCCCCGGCGAGTGGGCGTGGTGATGGCCGGCAATATTCCGCTGGTGGGTTTCCACGATGCGCTGTGCGTGCTGTTGAGCGGCCACACGCTGCTGGCCAAGCTCAGCAAAGACGACACCGTGCTCATGACCTGGATTCTGACGGAGCTGCAGCGGCTGGAGCCGCGCTTCGCCGCGCAGATTGTGCTGGCCGAGCGCCTCAACGCCGCCGACGCCTACATTGCCACCGGCTCCGACAACACGGCCCGCTACTTCGATTTCTATTTTGGCAAGAAGCCGCACATAATCCGGCGCAACCGCACCAGCCTGGCTGTGCTTACGGGCCGCGAGGAGCCGCACGACCTGGGCCTGCTGGGCGAAGACATCTTCCGGTACTACGGCCTGGGCTGCCGCAACGTGAGCAAGCTCTACGTGCCGCAGGGCTACGATTTCACCCCGCTTCTGGACTCGTTACAGCCCTGGCACCATGTGCCGGACCATCATAAATACCAAAATAATTACGACTACAATAAAAGCATTCTGCTCGTGAATCGGGTGCCACATTTGGACACCGGCTTCCTGCTGCTCACCGAAAATGCGCCGCTGGTTTCGCCTATTTCGGTGCTGCATTACAGCTTCTATACCAACGAAATAGACCTGGTTGACCAGCTGACCGACGTGGCCGCCCAGACCCAGTGCATCGTCTCGGCCAGGGGGCATTGGGCGGGCAGCTTTCCGTTCGGGCGGGCCCAGTCGCCGGCCGTCACGGACTATGCCGATGGTGTAGATACTATGGCCTTTTTGGCAGAATTGGCGTAA
- a CDS encoding 4Fe-4S dicluster domain-containing protein, producing the protein MAIMITDECINCGACEPECPNTAIYEGGAAWRWSDGTTLKEVTVDGGQTVSGVAPQTPISDEYYYIVSDKCTECVGFHEEPQCAAVCPVDCCVDDPDYRESQEKLTAKKEWLHS; encoded by the coding sequence ATGGCCATCATGATAACCGACGAGTGCATCAACTGTGGTGCCTGCGAACCGGAATGCCCCAATACGGCCATCTACGAAGGCGGTGCCGCCTGGCGCTGGTCGGATGGCACAACGCTGAAGGAAGTAACCGTTGACGGCGGCCAGACCGTGTCGGGCGTGGCCCCGCAAACCCCGATTTCCGACGAGTACTACTACATCGTATCGGACAAATGCACCGAGTGCGTGGGCTTCCACGAGGAGCCCCAGTGCGCCGCCGTGTGCCCCGTTGACTGCTGCGTAGACGACCCCGACTACCGCGAGTCGCAGGAGAAGCTGACCGCCAAAAAAGAGTGGCTGCACAGCTAA
- a CDS encoding N-acetyl sugar amidotransferase encodes MTQLYQQCRRCIMDTTVPGIRFDSQGTCNFCAVHDQMDKDFPLGEAGRLKVQELANDIKTLGKNQKYDCVLGVSGGRDSSFTLWYCVVKLGLRPLAVHFNDGFGNPVAGENMTKACRKLGVEMRTITSDWRESKDLKIAFLKASVPDMEEGTDVGIATALYGVAAKEGIKRIIIGQSFRTEGIAPLSWNYLDGKYLKAVHKQFGTVPLRPWKADDPGFNLGIKEMFYYAFIRRIKTVTLLYHVDYVRADVDKLLEKELDWVNPGAHYFDDLYQSVIYYLNRTKFNIDRRLFNYSALVRSGQMPREVALERVSHVNSIEDEKVINLCIKRLGLTREEFEQIVAAPPKTFHDYPNNYALIRQLRWPIKLLSRLNLIPESAYDKYFNCGT; translated from the coding sequence ATGACCCAACTCTACCAACAGTGCCGCCGCTGCATCATGGATACCACCGTTCCCGGTATCCGGTTCGACAGCCAAGGCACCTGCAACTTCTGTGCTGTCCATGACCAAATGGACAAGGACTTTCCCTTGGGCGAAGCCGGCCGGCTGAAGGTTCAGGAACTCGCCAACGACATCAAAACGCTCGGCAAAAACCAGAAATACGACTGCGTGCTGGGCGTGAGCGGCGGCCGCGACTCGTCGTTTACCTTGTGGTACTGCGTCGTGAAGTTGGGGCTGCGGCCGCTGGCGGTGCACTTCAACGACGGCTTCGGCAACCCCGTGGCCGGCGAAAACATGACCAAGGCCTGCCGCAAGCTGGGCGTGGAGATGCGCACCATCACCTCCGACTGGCGCGAATCCAAGGACCTGAAAATCGCCTTCTTGAAAGCCTCCGTGCCTGATATGGAGGAAGGCACCGACGTGGGCATTGCCACGGCCCTATACGGCGTGGCGGCCAAGGAAGGCATTAAGCGCATCATCATCGGGCAGTCGTTCCGGACGGAGGGCATTGCGCCGCTGAGCTGGAACTACCTCGATGGCAAATACCTGAAAGCCGTACACAAGCAGTTCGGCACGGTGCCGCTGCGGCCCTGGAAGGCAGATGATCCGGGCTTCAATCTGGGCATCAAGGAAATGTTCTACTACGCCTTCATTCGGCGTATCAAAACCGTCACGCTGCTCTACCACGTCGATTACGTGCGGGCCGACGTGGACAAACTACTGGAGAAAGAGCTGGACTGGGTGAACCCCGGCGCCCATTACTTCGACGACCTCTACCAGAGCGTCATCTACTACCTCAACCGCACCAAGTTCAACATCGACCGGCGCCTGTTCAACTACTCGGCCTTGGTGCGCTCCGGCCAGATGCCCCGCGAGGTGGCCCTGGAACGGGTAAGCCACGTCAACAGCATCGAGGATGAGAAGGTCATCAACCTGTGCATCAAGCGCCTGGGCCTGACGCGCGAGGAGTTTGAGCAGATTGTGGCTGCCCCCCCCAAAACCTTCCACGACTACCCCAACAACTACGCCCTCATCCGGCAGCTGCGTTGGCCCATCAAGTTACTCAGCCGTCTGAACCTTATTCCGGAGTCCGCCTACGACAAGTATTTCAACTGCGGCACCTAA
- a CDS encoding valine--tRNA ligase, whose translation MSIAKTYTPADVEAKWYQRWQEQGFFKAKANPRKQPYTVVIPPPNVTGVLHMGHMLNNTIQDVLVRRARMQGKEACWVPGTDHASIATEAKVVALLKEQGIEKKDLTREQFLEHAFAWKEKYGGIILEQLKQLGASCDWDRTRFTMEPELTEAVLRVFVDLHQKGLVYRGIRMVNWDPLGQTALSDEEVIPKDVMAKMYHLRYEVVGQEGQFLTVATSRPETIMADVAVAVNPNDPRYTHLHGAKVRIPLLGREIPVILDEYVSIDFGTGALKVTPAHDLNDYELGVKHNLPVIDILHNDGTLNEKAVLYVGQDRFAARRNIVKDLEEAGHLVKVEEYASIVQTSERTKAVIEPRLSMQWFLKMEHLAKPALEVVENDTVKLHPAKFKNTYRVWMENVRDWCISRQLWWGQQIPAYYLPDGTYVVALTAEEALIQARAQSGNADLQLTDLRQDEDVLDTWFSSWLWPISVFDGFKDPDNADVNYFYPTNDLVTGPDILFFWVARMIMAGLEYRKEVPFRNVYLTGIVRDAQGRKMSKQLGNSPDPLDLIKQFGADGVRTGMLFSAPAGNDLLYDEKLVEQGRNFSNKLWNAFRLIKGWEVDAELPFPNEKAVEWFGAKLNATIVELDEHFEKFRMSDALMTVYKLVWDDFCSEYLEMIKPAYQAPIDPETLRLTTGFLETLLKLLHPFMPFITEEIWHELQERGPKEYVCVAAWPKAQPVAGAAEVLARMEKALAIVGGVRTIRNQKGLGPNKPLTLAAKTDDAQLLTDYDGIIRKLAALTDVSVVTEAPAASVGFVAGGAEFFVPLEGQIDLGAEKERLSKELEYAQGFRDSVLKKLANEKFVANAKPDLVERERQKLADAEAKITALEQSLASL comes from the coding sequence ATGTCCATCGCCAAAACCTATACCCCCGCCGACGTTGAAGCCAAATGGTACCAGCGCTGGCAGGAGCAGGGCTTCTTCAAAGCCAAAGCCAACCCCCGCAAGCAGCCCTACACCGTGGTGATTCCACCGCCCAACGTAACGGGTGTGCTGCACATGGGCCACATGCTCAACAATACCATCCAGGACGTGCTGGTGCGCCGGGCCCGCATGCAGGGCAAGGAAGCCTGCTGGGTGCCCGGCACCGACCACGCCTCCATTGCCACCGAGGCCAAGGTAGTGGCGCTGCTCAAGGAGCAGGGCATCGAGAAGAAGGACCTCACGCGGGAGCAGTTTCTGGAGCACGCCTTTGCGTGGAAGGAGAAGTACGGCGGCATCATCCTAGAGCAGCTCAAGCAACTGGGCGCTTCCTGCGACTGGGACCGGACGCGCTTCACGATGGAGCCCGAGCTGACCGAGGCCGTATTGCGCGTGTTTGTGGACCTGCACCAGAAGGGCCTCGTGTACCGCGGCATCCGGATGGTGAACTGGGACCCCCTGGGCCAAACGGCTCTGTCCGACGAGGAAGTGATTCCCAAGGACGTGATGGCCAAGATGTATCATCTGCGGTATGAAGTGGTAGGGCAGGAGGGCCAGTTCCTGACCGTGGCTACGTCGCGGCCCGAAACCATCATGGCTGACGTGGCGGTGGCGGTGAACCCCAACGACCCTCGCTATACCCACCTGCACGGCGCCAAAGTGCGGATTCCGCTGCTGGGACGCGAGATTCCGGTGATTCTGGACGAGTACGTAAGCATCGACTTCGGCACGGGCGCGCTGAAAGTGACCCCGGCCCACGATTTGAACGACTACGAGCTGGGCGTCAAGCACAACCTGCCCGTTATCGACATCCTCCACAACGACGGCACGCTCAACGAGAAGGCCGTGCTGTACGTGGGCCAGGACCGGTTTGCGGCCCGCCGCAACATCGTGAAGGATCTGGAGGAAGCCGGCCACTTGGTGAAGGTGGAGGAGTACGCCAGCATCGTGCAGACCTCGGAGCGCACCAAGGCCGTTATTGAGCCCCGCCTGAGCATGCAGTGGTTCCTGAAAATGGAGCACTTGGCCAAGCCAGCCCTGGAAGTGGTGGAAAACGACACCGTGAAGCTGCATCCGGCCAAGTTCAAGAACACCTACCGGGTGTGGATGGAGAACGTGCGCGACTGGTGCATCTCGCGGCAGCTGTGGTGGGGCCAGCAGATTCCGGCCTACTACCTGCCCGACGGCACCTACGTGGTGGCCCTCACCGCCGAGGAAGCCCTGATCCAGGCCCGCGCGCAGAGCGGTAACGCCGACCTGCAGCTCACCGACCTGCGCCAGGACGAGGACGTGCTGGATACCTGGTTTTCGTCGTGGCTGTGGCCGATTTCGGTGTTTGATGGGTTCAAGGACCCCGACAACGCCGATGTCAACTATTTCTACCCCACCAACGACCTGGTGACGGGGCCGGACATCCTATTCTTCTGGGTGGCCCGCATGATTATGGCCGGCCTGGAGTACCGCAAGGAAGTGCCCTTCCGTAACGTGTACCTCACCGGCATCGTGCGCGACGCCCAGGGCCGCAAGATGAGCAAGCAGCTCGGCAACTCGCCCGATCCGCTGGACTTGATCAAGCAGTTCGGGGCCGACGGTGTACGGACCGGCATGCTGTTTTCGGCCCCGGCCGGCAACGACTTACTCTACGACGAAAAGCTGGTGGAGCAGGGCCGCAACTTCAGCAACAAGCTCTGGAACGCCTTCCGCCTGATCAAAGGCTGGGAGGTAGACGCCGAGCTGCCCTTCCCCAACGAGAAGGCCGTGGAGTGGTTCGGTGCCAAGTTGAACGCCACCATTGTGGAGCTGGACGAGCATTTCGAGAAGTTCCGGATGAGCGACGCGCTGATGACGGTGTACAAGCTGGTGTGGGACGACTTCTGCTCGGAGTACTTGGAGATGATCAAGCCCGCCTACCAGGCCCCCATTGATCCCGAAACGCTGCGCCTGACCACTGGTTTCCTGGAAACCCTGCTCAAGCTGCTGCACCCGTTCATGCCCTTCATCACCGAGGAAATCTGGCACGAGCTGCAGGAGCGCGGCCCCAAGGAGTACGTGTGCGTGGCCGCCTGGCCCAAGGCCCAGCCCGTAGCGGGTGCCGCCGAGGTGCTGGCCCGCATGGAAAAGGCGCTGGCCATTGTGGGCGGCGTGCGTACCATCCGCAACCAGAAGGGCCTGGGCCCCAACAAGCCCCTGACCCTGGCCGCCAAAACCGACGACGCCCAGCTGCTCACGGACTACGACGGCATCATCCGTAAGCTGGCCGCCCTCACCGACGTATCGGTGGTGACGGAAGCGCCGGCGGCTTCGGTAGGCTTCGTGGCGGGTGGCGCGGAGTTCTTCGTGCCGCTGGAAGGTCAGATTGACCTCGGGGCCGAGAAGGAGCGCCTCAGCAAGGAACTGGAATACGCCCAGGGCTTCCGCGACTCGGTGCTGAAAAAGCTGGCCAACGAGAAGTTCGTGGCCAACGCCAAGCCCGATCTGGTGGAGCGCGAGCGGCAGAAGCTGGCCGACGCTGAAGCCAAAATCACTGCTTTGGAGCAGAGCCTGGCGTCGCTGTAG
- a CDS encoding carbon-nitrogen hydrolase family protein translates to MGQLLVEGGEPDRNLERAAQTIAEAARQNCDVVLLPETLDFAWTHPSALTEAQPIPGIYSDRLCQEALRHQVYVCAGLTERGADGRIYNAALLINPQGEIISKYHKINLLTVEMPYYAVGQTLNVVDTPLGKIGINICADNFLDGLSIGHTLARMGAEFILSPSSWTVDYSITEEDDPYHEKWVKPYSILARLYNITVVGTTSVGYIVGGPYEGKKSVGCSLAVDASGIRAQGKFNEFAGDLVVADLPRRVRAEKGTQIGEMLLRKGFRFDTLPA, encoded by the coding sequence ATGGGACAGCTGCTGGTAGAAGGCGGTGAGCCCGACCGCAACCTCGAACGGGCCGCCCAGACGATTGCCGAGGCCGCCCGCCAAAACTGCGACGTAGTGCTTCTGCCTGAAACCCTCGATTTCGCTTGGACGCACCCCAGCGCCCTCACCGAGGCCCAGCCCATCCCCGGCATCTACTCCGACCGGCTCTGCCAGGAAGCGCTGCGCCACCAGGTATACGTGTGCGCCGGCCTGACTGAACGCGGCGCCGACGGCCGCATCTACAACGCCGCCCTCCTCATCAACCCCCAGGGCGAAATCATCAGCAAATACCACAAAATCAACCTGCTCACCGTGGAGATGCCCTACTACGCCGTGGGCCAGACCCTGAACGTGGTAGATACGCCTCTGGGCAAAATCGGCATCAACATCTGCGCCGACAACTTTCTCGACGGCCTCAGCATCGGGCACACCCTGGCCCGCATGGGCGCCGAGTTCATCCTCTCCCCTTCGTCCTGGACGGTGGATTACTCCATTACGGAGGAAGACGACCCCTACCACGAAAAGTGGGTGAAGCCGTACTCCATTTTGGCCCGGCTCTACAACATCACGGTGGTGGGCACTACGTCGGTAGGCTACATCGTGGGCGGGCCCTACGAGGGCAAGAAAAGCGTGGGCTGCTCGCTGGCCGTCGATGCCAGCGGCATCCGGGCGCAGGGCAAGTTCAACGAGTTTGCCGGCGACCTGGTAGTAGCCGACCTGCCCCGCCGGGTGCGGGCAGAAAAAGGCACCCAGATCGGCGAGATGCTGCTGCGCAAAGGTTTCCGCTTTGACACGCTACCCGCATAA